In the genome of Vanacampus margaritifer isolate UIUO_Vmar chromosome 1, RoL_Vmar_1.0, whole genome shotgun sequence, one region contains:
- the rsad2 gene encoding S-adenosylmethionine-dependent nucleotide dehydratase RSAD2 — protein sequence MNVSGVVTGPLLLMQLFVTTILSFFARVLDRTFSWTAAANTEPGTNPDSNKASPKGVIPTSVNYHFTRKCNYKCGFCFHTAKTSFLLPLEEAKRGLKLLKDAGMEKINFSGGEPFLPEKGDFLGKLVLYCKQDLQLPSVSIVSNGSMIKEQWFQKYGDHLDILAISCDSFDEETNQLIGRTQGKKSHLDNLYKIQSWCRQYKVAFKINSVINTFNVDEDMTEHIIHLNPVRWKVFQCLLIDGENAGEEALREAERFTISDQRFQEFLDRHSSISCLVPESNEKMRNSYLILDEYMRFLDCREGRKDPSMSILDVGVSAAISFSGFDEKMFLKRGGKYVWSKADMKLQW from the exons ATGAACGTGTCCGGCGTTGTTACAGGACCTTTGCTGCTCATGCAGCTCTTCGTCACAACAATCCTCTCCTTTTTTGCCAGAGTGTTGGACAGAACTTTCTCCTGGACGGCTGCAGCCAACACAGAACCGGGCACCAACCCAGATTCCAACAAAGCCAGTCCAAAAGGTGTGATTCCAACCAGCGTGAACTACCATTTTACACGCAAGTGTAACTACAAGTGTGGCTTTTGCTTCCATACGGCCAAAACATCTTTTTTGCTGCCTCTGGAGGAAGCCAAGAGGGGCCTCAAACTCCTAAAGGATGCAG GGATGGAAAAGATCAACTTCTCTGGAGGAGAACCGTTCTTGCCTGAAAAAGGGGACTTTCTTGGAAAGCTAGTCCTATACTGCAAACAAGACTTGCAGCTTCCAAGTGTCAGCATAGTCAGCAATGGAAGCATGATCAAAGAACAATGGTTCCAGAAATatg GTGACCATCTTGACATCCTGGCCATATCGTGTGACAGTTTTGACGAAGAGACCAACCAGCTGATTGGCCGAACTCAAGGCAAGAAGAGTCATCTTGACAATCTGTACAAGATCCAGAGCTGGTGTCGACAATATAAAGTGGCCTTTAAAATCAATTCGGTTATCAACACTTTTAATGTGGATGAGGACATGACGGAACACATCATTCATCTCAACCCAGTCAGATGGAAG GTGTTCCAGTGTCTGCTGATTGATGGCGAGAACGCAGGAGAGGAAGCCCTGAGAGAAGCTGAGAGGTTTACCATCAGCGACCAGCGGTTTCAGGAGTTTTTGGACAGACACAGCAGCATCTCATGCCTGGTTCCGGAGTCCAATGAGAAG ATGAGGAATTCTTACTTGATCTTGGATGAATAT aTGCGTTTCCTGGACTGTCGAGAGGGTCGAAAGGACCCATCCATGTCCATCCTTGATGTTGGCGTGAGCGCGGCCATCAGCTTTAGTGGATTTGATGAGAAAATGTTTCTAAAAAGGGGAGGGAAATATGTGTGGAGCAAAGCTGATATGAAGCTGCAGTGGTGA
- the cmpk2 gene encoding UMP-CMP kinase 2, mitochondrial yields the protein MFRLQRSVNFRFPFRSLKTETHAMSMSRRTMALLSRWSSRVFSVDVDGETIYFKIRDNQPGKGAEEMQRIFGDVQKYAKYYSLLVSSGDKIYTARFHWELKDKLLAALPPQCHFSPMCSFVPRVKDSLVRGYFLRADSPESSATTERLLRQWLQLDDPLLVCSYLQKNENSPQWIQYIWNHEQNHGIVPSEAPQYHPATLNLINSDVFYSFQAAREVFKKCVDIIPEAASVLELLPCDADVEARSEPDFPVIVLEGLDATGKTTLTESLRDVLGATLLRSPPECLTPWRARFDQEPPILRRTFYALGNYITAQQIYRQTSKTPVIIDRFWHSTAAYAIATAVSGPVCNLPAEGSELYRWPGDLLQPSLVVLLTLDPEERKRRLKDRGQEETKEEHELDLNQLFRLRVEEAYGRISGPTCISVDASSSAEQVLQQVLLLIKAKCHL from the exons ATGTTTCGCCTTCAGCGCAGTGTTAACTTTCGTTTTCCCTTCCGCAGCCTGAAAACCGAAACACATGCAATGTCGATGTCGAGGCGGACAATGGCACTTCTCTCTCGCTGGTCCTCGCGTGTGTTCTCCGTGGATGTGGACGGGGAGACGATTTACTTTAAAATCCGCGACAACCAACCCGGAAAAGGAGCAGAAGAAATGCAGCGAATATTTGGTGACGTTCAAAAGTATGCAAAGTATTATTCTTTGCTTGTTTCCAGCGGGGACAAAATCTACACTGCAAGATTTCACTGGGAACTCAAAGACAAACTGCTAGCAGCTCTTCCTCCTCAGTGTCATTTTTCTCCGATGTGCTCATTTGTGCCTAGAGTCAAAGACTCCCTCGTACGTGGCTATTTCTTGCGAGCTGATTCTCCTGAGAGCTCCGCCACAACAGAGCGACTTTTACGACAGTGGCTGCAGCTTGACGACCCACTACTGGTGTGCTCATACTTGCAGAAGAATGAGAACTCTCCACAGTGGATTCAGTATATTTGGAACCACGAACAGAATCACGGCATTGTACCGTCAGAAGCGCCGCAGTACCACCCGGCAACACTAAACCTGATCAACTCCGATGTTTTCTACAGTTTCCAAGCGGCCCGTGAGGTTTTTAAAAAG TGTGTTGACATCATTCCGGAGGCTGCATCTGTACTGGAGCTGCTGCCTTGTGACGCTGACGTGGAGGCCAGAAGCGAACCAGACTTCCCTGTTATTGTCTTGGAAGGCCTGGATGCCACAG GTAAAACCACATTGACCGAGTCTCTCAGGGATGTTCTGGGGGCCACTCTTCTACGGTCTCCTCCGGAGTGTCTCACCCCCTGGAGGGCCCGCTTTGATCAGGAACCCCCCATCCTCCGAAGGACCTTCTACGCACTGGGAAACTACATCACAGCGCAACAGATTTACCGCCAAACTTCCAAGACACCTGTCATCATTGACAG GTTCTGGCACAGCACTGCCGCTTACGCCATCGCCACAGCCGTAAGCGGACCAGTGTGTAACCTCCCGGCGGAGGGTTCCGAGCTTTACCGCTGGCCCGGTGACCTTCTCCAACCGAGTCTGGTTGTCCTCCTTACGCTTGACCCcgaggagaggaagaggaggctgaAGGACAGAGGTCAGGAGGAGACCAAAGAGGAGCATGAGTTGGATCTTAACCAACTTTTTCGACTCAG AGTGGAGGAGGCTTACGGGAGGATCAGCGGTCCAACTTGTATCAGCGTGGACGCCAGCTCCTCCGCAGAACAAGTGCTCCAACAAGTGCTGCTTTTAATTAAGGCCAAATGCCACTTGTAA